One segment of Deinococcus humi DNA contains the following:
- a CDS encoding DNA/RNA helicase domain-containing protein, which translates to MTISPDVYAQGVDVFLQRSMAEWGQGLRAHHQGLTGEQPDAGQVRAWANCQWVLQAALGELAVDQPELLACTLAFEYELPRERGRRPDVILLTCDRVLVLEFKDHPFPTPVQEAAHEDQVAAYARDLQHYHAASHGLLGRPVLVYTQRPGLQEQRGEVTVVGPDTLRDYLRAEVQAGPRQFDHDAWLNADYAPLPTLVSAARRLFEHEPLPAIRRAESAGIEETVADLVEAARQAHERGEHHLALVTGVPGAGKTLVGLQFVYARTLGEDDAARDAVFLSGNGPLVSVLQHALGNKVFVQGVHDFLKQYGAHRKRLPEEHIWVYDEAQRAWDAQQVLEKRGHATSEPEDFLRLGAQMPGWAMLVGLIGEGQEIYIGEEGGLAAWNAALEGSDKSWILHAPQKITHLFPNAAQVLSDDTLDLTVSLRSHLAEDLYRWVRALLDGEGGEARELIKRVESQGFEVYLTRDVEAAKAYVRTRYEDAEDKRYGLLASSKASNLKTVGLDTWNLGIKAYQAGPWFNNRPTDPKSCCQLIHIASEFVCQGLELDFPILCWGSDLKWDGQAWCSPVPRTPAAGKRAPEDPHRLRLNSYRVLLTRGRDGMILYVPDQRTLDQTYGYLRELHLPELPL; encoded by the coding sequence ATGACGATTTCACCCGATGTGTACGCCCAAGGCGTTGACGTCTTTTTGCAGCGTTCCATGGCTGAGTGGGGCCAAGGACTACGCGCCCACCACCAAGGTCTCACGGGTGAGCAGCCGGACGCCGGGCAGGTCCGCGCCTGGGCCAACTGTCAGTGGGTCTTACAAGCTGCCCTGGGTGAGCTCGCAGTGGATCAGCCGGAACTCTTGGCCTGCACCCTGGCCTTCGAGTACGAGCTGCCCCGTGAACGTGGGCGGCGTCCGGACGTCATCCTGCTGACCTGTGACCGGGTGTTGGTGCTGGAGTTCAAAGACCATCCTTTTCCCACTCCCGTGCAAGAAGCAGCACATGAAGACCAGGTGGCCGCCTACGCCCGTGACCTGCAGCACTACCACGCCGCCTCACATGGGCTCCTGGGGCGCCCAGTGCTGGTATATACCCAGCGCCCAGGGCTACAGGAGCAACGCGGTGAGGTGACGGTGGTGGGGCCCGATACCTTGAGGGATTACCTGAGGGCCGAGGTCCAGGCAGGCCCCCGGCAGTTCGATCACGACGCCTGGCTCAACGCGGATTACGCGCCCCTCCCCACCCTGGTCAGCGCAGCCCGCCGGCTCTTTGAACACGAACCCCTCCCCGCCATCCGACGTGCGGAGAGTGCCGGCATCGAGGAGACGGTGGCGGATTTGGTGGAGGCGGCCCGACAGGCCCACGAGCGAGGGGAGCATCACCTCGCCCTGGTCACCGGTGTACCTGGCGCGGGCAAGACCCTGGTTGGGTTGCAGTTCGTCTACGCCCGGACACTGGGGGAAGACGACGCCGCACGGGACGCGGTGTTTCTCTCGGGCAATGGTCCCTTGGTGAGCGTGCTGCAACACGCTCTGGGCAATAAGGTTTTCGTGCAAGGCGTCCACGACTTTCTCAAGCAGTACGGCGCCCACCGGAAGCGGCTTCCCGAAGAACACATCTGGGTCTACGACGAAGCTCAGCGCGCTTGGGACGCGCAGCAGGTCCTGGAAAAGCGTGGGCACGCGACAAGTGAGCCGGAGGATTTCCTCCGGCTTGGAGCCCAGATGCCTGGCTGGGCCATGCTGGTGGGCTTGATCGGTGAGGGCCAGGAAATCTACATCGGCGAAGAGGGAGGCTTGGCCGCGTGGAACGCGGCGCTAGAGGGCAGCGACAAGTCCTGGATCCTGCACGCCCCCCAGAAGATCACCCATCTCTTCCCGAACGCCGCGCAGGTGTTGAGCGATGACACGCTGGACCTCACGGTGTCCCTGCGCTCCCACCTGGCCGAAGACCTGTACCGCTGGGTGCGCGCCCTACTCGACGGCGAGGGGGGAGAGGCTAGAGAGCTCATCAAACGTGTTGAATCCCAAGGGTTCGAGGTGTACCTGACCCGTGACGTGGAAGCGGCCAAAGCCTACGTGCGGACTCGGTACGAGGACGCCGAGGACAAGCGCTACGGCCTGCTGGCGTCGAGCAAGGCGAGCAATCTCAAAACCGTGGGGCTTGACACCTGGAACCTGGGCATCAAGGCGTATCAGGCGGGCCCGTGGTTTAACAATCGTCCCACAGACCCAAAATCTTGCTGCCAGCTCATCCACATCGCTTCTGAGTTCGTGTGCCAGGGCCTGGAACTTGACTTCCCGATTCTGTGCTGGGGCAGTGACTTGAAGTGGGATGGGCAGGCGTGGTGTTCGCCTGTGCCCCGGACACCGGCGGCGGGGAAACGGGCGCCAGAAGATCCGCATCGTCTCCGGCTCAACTCGTACCGCGTGCTGCTGACCCGCGGGCGAGACGGGATGATCCTGTACGTGCCGGACCAGCGTACCTTGGACCAGACCTACGGGTATCTGCGGGAACTGCATCTTCCAGAATTGCCTCTGTAG
- a CDS encoding CHAT domain-containing tetratricopeptide repeat protein, translating to MSRIDKELQRISRLPVDRQVGAYRNLHTLSLKSETGNYPGHERILEALLRAEHALKGSNEPLTVFAVALELQGRHLRRGVVFAGFLNNLATVLAELRRFDEALEMRGETLATRRAALPHRDPLIADSLMNMALVLSDLRRFDEALLGHQEALAIKREGLPAGHPDIAISLNNLGTALYELRRFDEALEKHEEALMIQRAALPDGDPRIANILNNLGNALYELSRFDEALEKHEEALKIRRQSLLAGDRLTAASLNNLANVLQKLNRLDEALEKHEEALVIRRAALPAGHPLFALSFHNLGNVLTDLRRYDDAVQSYRHALKIWRGALPKHHPQTAQTLHRVARVLGELGQPEQGLPHATEALNILLYNEQFPQISKTLWGDAAEFDESVPDTLALLLELATHPEVPELPGDVITALLTYKGNADIEQGLTSILHANATGPFCVRLDELQALQAEMARLQYSADAQDLLRVQEVTRQLQQLEQQIHTDPEGARLAEELQLRMITPPAVQSALHDDEALLNLFVSGDAVYAQVLHQDGRHHLHRYAASDLEEQVAHLRLVLGDPGLLLHEAALLQPLQGLYAALITPIAGLLGLEGDLKQLVISGDGFLYGLPWDLLCAPDASGARPLLAQVSTRLVPTPRDLLRLHRLASVPGSDMNPAVLLGVQSFEEDVDSDQEAPENGAVNPPPELRSAPGRFATRSAVVMTGGTAELPRYGNLNGTAQEIGTLSSLLTARGRAVSSHLSPDASEQTLLNIGVAPWVLHFSTHSDVWDAEQTRPLYQRAERLDPRYDPAHPFSRAVVLLDGYTRRNFQGVLRAWELGSLNLRGTELVTFSSCNSGLGDMTAGRGVAGLSQAAFLAGAQRTITTLWPVLDATTPQWMGNVYTARLDGASWQDAVREEKLRMLAEEQPVSAWAPFVLNGLA from the coding sequence GTCTTTGCGGTCGCCTTGGAACTGCAGGGCCGCCACTTGCGCAGAGGTGTTGTCTTCGCGGGTTTCCTGAACAACCTAGCCACTGTGCTTGCCGAGCTCCGCCGCTTCGATGAGGCTCTCGAAATGCGCGGGGAGACTCTGGCAACCCGGCGGGCGGCCCTGCCCCATAGAGATCCACTCATCGCGGACAGCCTGATGAACATGGCCCTCGTGCTCTCCGACCTCCGCCGCTTCGATGAGGCGCTTCTCGGGCATCAAGAGGCTCTGGCGATCAAACGGGAGGGCTTGCCCGCTGGACACCCGGATATCGCTATCAGCCTAAACAATCTGGGCACTGCACTTTACGAACTCCGTCGCTTCGATGAGGCGCTCGAAAAGCACGAAGAAGCCCTGATGATCCAACGGGCGGCCCTGCCCGATGGAGATCCACGCATCGCGAATATCCTGAACAATCTGGGCAATGCACTTTACGAACTCAGTCGCTTTGATGAGGCCCTCGAAAAGCACGAGGAAGCGCTAAAGATCAGACGTCAGTCCCTGCTGGCTGGAGATCGACTCACCGCGGCCAGCCTGAACAACCTGGCCAATGTGCTCCAGAAGCTCAACCGCCTTGACGAGGCCCTCGAAAAGCACGAGGAAGCTCTGGTGATCCGGCGGGCAGCCCTGCCCGCCGGACATCCACTCTTCGCCTTAAGTTTTCACAACCTGGGCAATGTCCTCACGGACCTACGCCGCTACGACGACGCTGTCCAGAGCTACCGGCATGCCCTCAAGATCTGGCGAGGGGCCCTCCCCAAACACCATCCCCAGACTGCCCAGACTCTGCACCGCGTGGCTCGCGTTCTCGGTGAGCTCGGTCAGCCGGAACAAGGCCTGCCCCACGCCACCGAGGCGCTGAACATCTTGCTGTACAACGAGCAGTTCCCGCAAATCAGCAAGACCCTGTGGGGAGATGCGGCCGAATTCGACGAGTCCGTGCCCGACACCCTGGCTCTCCTGCTGGAGCTTGCTACTCATCCTGAGGTCCCTGAGCTTCCTGGTGATGTGATCACGGCCCTGCTGACGTACAAAGGCAACGCCGACATCGAGCAGGGCCTGACCAGCATCCTGCATGCCAATGCCACTGGTCCCTTCTGTGTTCGCCTCGACGAGCTGCAGGCCCTGCAGGCCGAGATGGCGCGTTTACAGTACAGCGCCGACGCCCAGGACCTCCTGCGGGTGCAGGAGGTCACCCGCCAACTCCAGCAGCTCGAACAGCAGATTCACACGGACCCCGAAGGAGCCCGCCTCGCCGAAGAACTGCAACTGCGCATGATCACCCCCCCCGCGGTGCAGTCCGCGTTGCACGACGATGAAGCGCTGCTGAACTTGTTCGTCTCGGGGGACGCGGTCTACGCCCAGGTCCTGCATCAGGACGGCCGGCATCACCTGCACCGCTACGCCGCCTCAGATCTCGAAGAGCAGGTGGCCCACCTGCGCCTGGTGCTGGGGGATCCTGGTCTCCTGTTGCACGAGGCGGCCCTGCTGCAACCCCTGCAGGGGTTGTATGCGGCGCTAATCACGCCCATCGCTGGATTATTGGGCTTGGAAGGAGACCTCAAGCAACTGGTCATCAGCGGCGACGGCTTCCTGTACGGTCTGCCATGGGACCTGCTGTGCGCACCGGACGCGTCCGGTGCCCGTCCCCTGCTGGCCCAGGTCAGTACCCGCCTGGTGCCCACCCCCCGGGACCTGCTGCGCCTCCACCGTCTTGCGTCTGTGCCGGGAAGCGACATGAATCCCGCCGTGCTGTTGGGCGTTCAGTCCTTTGAAGAAGACGTTGACAGCGATCAAGAGGCACCCGAGAACGGGGCCGTGAATCCCCCGCCAGAGTTGCGCTCCGCACCAGGGCGCTTTGCGACGCGCAGTGCGGTGGTGATGACCGGCGGCACGGCCGAGTTGCCCCGGTACGGCAACCTGAACGGCACGGCGCAGGAGATCGGGACCCTGAGCTCGCTGCTCACGGCGCGCGGGCGCGCCGTGAGCTCCCACCTGAGCCCCGACGCTTCAGAACAGACCCTGCTGAACATCGGGGTGGCTCCCTGGGTGCTGCACTTCTCGACGCACTCAGACGTGTGGGACGCCGAACAGACCCGCCCGCTTTATCAGCGGGCCGAGCGACTCGATCCCCGCTACGATCCGGCGCATCCCTTCTCACGGGCCGTGGTGCTGCTTGACGGCTACACCCGGCGCAACTTCCAGGGGGTCTTGCGGGCCTGGGAACTGGGGAGCCTGAATTTGCGCGGCACGGAACTGGTGACGTTCTCCTCGTGCAACTCAGGGCTGGGGGATATGACAGCTGGGCGGGGGGTGGCAGGTCTGTCGCAAGCGGCGTTCCTGGCCGGCGCGCAGCGGACCATCACCACGCTGTGGCCGGTGTTGGACGCCACGACGCCGCAGTGGATGGGGAATGTGTACACCGCGCGGCTGGACGGCGCGTCCTGGCAGGACGCGGTCCGGGAGGAGAAACTGCGGATGCTCGCGGAGGAACAACCCGTCAGTGCCTGGGCCCCTTTCGTCCTTAACGGCCTCGCCTGA
- a CDS encoding TerD family protein yields the protein MTPGANVPLTAERPGLSLVRIGLGWNFPEGTVPFDLDASALLVQPNGKLRGDEELVFYNNPSDPALSVHYGGDNTDGAGEGDDERLTVRLDRVPAEISKVVICATIHDAEDKHFGLVDGAYIRLQNLEDGEELARFELQRDFDEVTAMLFGELYRHNGAWKFRALGMGFKGGLEAVVTNFGVQVS from the coding sequence ATGACGCCTGGCGCAAACGTCCCCTTAACGGCGGAGCGCCCCGGTCTGAGTCTGGTCAGGATAGGTCTGGGCTGGAATTTTCCTGAAGGCACTGTCCCGTTTGACCTGGACGCCAGCGCCTTGCTGGTACAGCCCAATGGAAAACTGCGCGGCGACGAGGAGTTGGTGTTCTACAACAACCCGAGTGATCCAGCGCTGAGCGTGCATTACGGCGGTGACAACACAGACGGCGCAGGTGAAGGGGACGATGAACGCTTGACTGTTCGACTGGACCGGGTCCCCGCCGAGATCTCCAAGGTGGTGATTTGCGCGACCATCCATGACGCCGAGGACAAACACTTCGGCTTGGTTGACGGTGCATACATCCGCCTGCAGAACTTGGAAGACGGGGAAGAACTGGCCCGCTTCGAGTTGCAGCGGGACTTCGACGAGGTCACGGCCATGCTGTTCGGCGAGCTGTACCGCCACAATGGGGCGTGGAAGTTCCGCGCCCTGGGCATGGGGTTCAAGGGCGGCCTGGAAGCGGTGGTGACGAACTTCGGCGTTCAAGTGTCCTGA
- a CDS encoding CHAT domain-containing tetratricopeptide repeat protein yields MSRLNAELTRIARLPADWQVQAYRNAHTSLLKKDPGNYPEHVQVLEALGRAEHAMKTPGTRLTVFALALGAQRRAMRGGVVFANILNHSTNVLKDLRRYDEALSIHEEALTIRRATLPNNDPLIADSLVLVANVLAVLRRYDEALEQYEKALTIRRTILSDKQPHIASILHNSANVLTDLRRYDEALARYEEALTIKRAALPHSHPDIADTLKCIAAVFRNLRRYDEALAFQEEALVIQRTAFPHGHPDPASHLMDSASVLAGLGRYDEALAKYKEVLTIKRAALPHNHPDIADILNNIGGVLRELCRYDEALECYEEALSIQRAALPQGHLFLAVSLHNSARILHELGRYDDAFARHEEALTIERANLPERHPFIAVSLENTALVLKDMRRYEDALAAATEALTIHLHNDQFPTVSKTYWGPGTTTQVSLPDTFAQTLTLCAQLPTSTVTALLTFKGNADIEQGLTSILQANATGTFRDRLDELQALQAEMARLQYSADAQDLLRVQEVTAQLETLERQIHTDPEGARLAEELQLRMITPPAVQSALQDDEALLNLFVSEDAVYAQILHQDGRHHLHRYAASDLEAQVAHLRQVLGDPGLLLHETPLLRPLQGLYASLIAPIAGLLGLGEDLKRLVISGDGFLYGLPWDLLCAPDASGARPLLAQVSTRLVPTPRDLLRLHRLESVPGSATSPAVLLGVQSFEEHGDSDQEGTETEAMNLPPDLRSAPVHFATRSAVMTTGGADSLPRYGNLNGTEQEIRMLTALLTERGRSVVSHLSPDASEQTLLNIGVAPWVLHFSTHSDVWDAEQTRPLYQRAERLDPRYDPAHPFSRAVVLLDGYTRRNFQGVLRAWELGSLNLRGTELVTFSSCNSGLGDMTAGRGVAGLSQAAFLAGAQRTITTLWPVLDATTPQWMGNVYTARLNGASWQDAVREEKLRMLAEEQPVSAWAPFVLNGLA; encoded by the coding sequence ATGAGCCGATTGAACGCCGAACTAACCCGCATCGCCCGCTTGCCCGCTGATTGGCAGGTACAGGCGTACCGCAACGCACATACCAGTCTGCTGAAAAAAGACCCGGGGAATTACCCTGAACATGTTCAGGTGCTGGAAGCGTTGGGGCGTGCAGAGCATGCCATGAAAACACCAGGCACGCGGTTGACGGTCTTCGCGCTTGCGTTGGGAGCCCAGCGGCGGGCCATGCGGGGGGGAGTGGTGTTCGCCAACATTCTCAACCACAGCACCAATGTCCTCAAAGACCTGCGCCGCTACGACGAGGCCCTCTCTATCCATGAGGAAGCCCTCACCATCCGCCGCGCCACCCTTCCTAACAACGATCCACTCATCGCAGACAGCCTCGTTCTTGTCGCCAATGTCCTCGCCGTATTGCGCCGCTACGACGAGGCTCTCGAACAGTATGAGAAGGCGCTTACCATCAGAAGAACTATCCTCTCTGACAAGCAACCTCATATCGCTAGCATCCTCCACAACAGCGCCAACGTCCTCACAGACCTGCGCCGCTACGACGAGGCCCTCGCCCGTTATGAAGAAGCCCTCACCATTAAGCGTGCCGCCCTTCCCCACAGCCACCCAGATATCGCTGACACCCTTAAGTGTATCGCGGCTGTCTTCCGCAATCTACGTCGCTACGACGAGGCCCTCGCATTCCAAGAGGAAGCGCTCGTCATTCAGCGCACCGCCTTCCCCCATGGACACCCGGACCCTGCGAGCCACCTTATGGATAGCGCCAGCGTTCTCGCTGGCCTTGGTCGCTACGACGAAGCTCTTGCCAAGTACAAAGAAGTTCTCACCATCAAGCGTGCCGCTCTCCCCCACAACCACCCAGATATCGCCGACATCCTCAACAACATAGGCGGCGTTCTCCGCGAACTGTGCCGTTATGACGAGGCCCTCGAATGCTACGAGGAAGCCCTGTCCATCCAGCGCGCTGCTCTTCCCCAAGGTCACCTGTTCCTCGCCGTCAGCCTACACAACAGTGCCCGTATCCTCCACGAACTGGGCCGCTACGACGACGCTTTTGCGCGCCACGAGGAAGCACTCACCATTGAGCGGGCCAACCTCCCCGAAAGGCACCCGTTCATTGCCGTCAGCCTAGAGAACACTGCTCTCGTCCTCAAAGACATGCGCCGCTATGAGGATGCCCTCGCCGCTGCAACGGAAGCTCTTACCATTCACTTGCACAACGACCAGTTCCCCACCGTTAGCAAAACCTACTGGGGACCGGGCACCACCACGCAGGTCTCTCTGCCCGATACCTTCGCCCAAACACTCACTCTATGTGCCCAGCTCCCTACCAGCACAGTGACTGCCCTGCTCACATTCAAAGGCAACGCTGACATTGAGCAGGGTCTGACTAGCATCCTGCAGGCCAATGCTACCGGAACCTTCCGGGACCGCCTCGACGAGCTTCAGGCCCTGCAGGCTGAGATGGCGCGCTTGCAGTACAGCGCCGACGCCCAAGACCTCCTGCGGGTGCAGGAGGTTACCGCCCAGCTCGAGACCCTGGAGCGGCAGATTCACACGGACCCCGAAGGGGCCCGGCTCGCCGAAGAACTACAACTGCGCATGATCACCCCCCCCGCGGTGCAGTCCGCTCTGCAGGACGATGAAGCGCTGCTGAACCTGTTTGTCTCGGAAGACGCGGTGTACGCCCAGATCCTGCACCAGGACGGACGGCATCACCTACACCGCTACGCCGCGTCAGACCTTGAGGCGCAGGTGGCCCACCTGCGCCAAGTCCTGGGGGATCCCGGCCTCCTGCTACACGAAACTCCTTTGCTGCGTCCCCTGCAGGGGTTGTACGCGTCCCTGATCGCTCCCATCGCCGGGCTGCTGGGCCTGGGAGAGGATCTCAAACGACTGGTCATCAGTGGCGACGGCTTCCTGTACGGTCTGCCGTGGGACCTGCTGTGCGCACCGGACGCGTCCGGTGCCCGTCCGCTGCTGGCGCAGGTCAGTACCCGCCTGGTGCCTACCCCTCGGGATCTGCTGCGCCTGCACCGTCTTGAGTCCGTGCCAGGAAGCGCCACGAGTCCTGCCGTGCTGCTGGGCGTTCAGTCCTTCGAGGAACACGGCGACAGCGATCAAGAGGGAACTGAGACCGAGGCTATGAATCTCCCTCCAGACTTACGCTCCGCACCAGTGCACTTTGCGACGCGTAGCGCGGTCATGACGACTGGTGGAGCTGACAGTCTGCCCCGCTACGGCAACCTGAACGGCACTGAGCAGGAGATTCGCATGCTGACCGCGCTGCTCACGGAGCGCGGGCGCTCCGTGGTCTCTCACCTGAGCCCCGACGCTTCAGAGCAGACCCTGCTGAACATCGGGGTGGCTCCCTGGGTGCTGCACTTCTCGACGCACTCAGACGTCTGGGACGCCGAACAGACCCGCCCGCTGTACCAGCGGGCTGAGCGACTCGATCCCCGGTACGATCCAGCGCATCCCTTCTCGCGGGCCGTGGTGCTGCTTGACGGCTACACCCGGCGCAACTTCCAGGGGGTCTTGCGGGCCTGGGAACTGGGGAGCCTGAATTTGCGCGGCACGGAACTGGTGACGTTCTCCTCGTGCAACTCAGGGCTGGGGGATATGACAGCTGGGCGGGGGGTGGCGGGTCTGTCGCAAGCGGCATTCCTGGCCGGCGCGCAGCGGACCATCACGACGCTGTGGCCGGTGTTGGACGCCACGACGCCGCAGTGGATGGGGAATGTGTACACCGCGCGGCTGAACGGCGCGTCCTGGCAGGACGCGGTCCGGGAGGAGAAACTGCGGATGCTCGCGGAGGAACAACCCGTCAGTGCCTGGGCCCCTTTCGTCCTCAACGGCCTCGCCTGA
- a CDS encoding winged helix-turn-helix domain-containing protein, whose protein sequence is MLARPLAPGEIVHHWDGDSTKNEPGNLLVLPSQRCHAHAENHLRCARKGVPSLFPEFFQAVTEDRRGTLFERVLPPAGAGHCSPQTGQDTQEAVFCSRNALTGRFIRPRLSHCHLSGQTMTHTAPTTLAQAAQIVLNQAATPLHVEELTNRVLAQGLWSTSGKTPSASMSRTLYHSIKTLGAASPFMQTAPATFTLRPVQRGDTPVAPTDQVLCSDAAMKHFTALRRQLPLHQALWEMAQVTWPIRVVRMPPDKARPKPLYLLLFVYGHGNEEDLWEFLGDHRERDAVRLSVLLRNLYYSGNRDALSSGTLDGYLKYAMPLVDRINASVPLSTPGSDRA, encoded by the coding sequence TTGCTGGCCCGTCCTTTGGCTCCTGGCGAGATCGTCCATCACTGGGACGGTGACAGCACCAAGAATGAACCCGGCAATCTGCTGGTGCTGCCGAGCCAGCGGTGTCACGCCCACGCCGAAAATCACCTGCGCTGTGCCCGGAAGGGAGTGCCCAGCCTGTTCCCCGAGTTCTTCCAAGCCGTCACGGAGGATCGTCGCGGCACGCTGTTCGAGAGGGTGCTTCCCCCGGCCGGAGCGGGCCATTGTTCACCGCAAACAGGCCAGGACACGCAGGAAGCTGTGTTCTGTTCCAGAAATGCCCTGACCGGGCGATTCATACGCCCAAGACTTTCTCATTGCCACCTCTCAGGACAAACCATGACCCACACTGCCCCGACAACCCTTGCACAGGCCGCGCAGATCGTGCTCAACCAGGCCGCAACCCCCCTCCACGTGGAGGAGCTCACCAACCGCGTACTCGCCCAGGGCCTCTGGAGCACCAGCGGGAAAACTCCGAGCGCGTCGATGTCCAGAACGCTTTACCACAGCATCAAGACGTTGGGCGCGGCGTCGCCGTTCATGCAGACGGCTCCGGCCACCTTTACCCTGCGACCAGTTCAAAGGGGGGATACACCTGTCGCCCCGACGGACCAAGTTCTTTGCTCGGACGCTGCCATGAAACACTTCACGGCGCTGCGCCGGCAGCTCCCGCTACACCAGGCCCTCTGGGAAATGGCTCAGGTGACCTGGCCAATCCGGGTGGTACGCATGCCTCCCGATAAGGCTCGGCCCAAGCCGCTTTATTTGCTGCTGTTCGTGTACGGCCACGGGAATGAAGAAGATCTGTGGGAATTTCTGGGTGACCACCGGGAGCGAGACGCGGTGCGCCTGAGTGTGCTCCTGCGCAACCTCTATTACTCTGGTAACCGTGACGCATTGAGTTCCGGAACATTGGACGGATACCTTAAGTACGCGATGCCTTTGGTGGACCGCATCAACGCGTCTGTACCCCTCTCAACACCTGGATCAGACCGGGCCTGA
- a CDS encoding AAA family ATPase — MNPLIERAQQTSRRIEAYLQEIEDADVWTLREQERTLPSESYIYILSLMGHLIYSDGLVHRQELELAKQYFSSNAEKTIEERLRVLSSRNHSKSTALPNFLKAAVYFDAVKNTRYTDAIIGLIEKFGNIVIAVDGNKLEVEVRVLSEIISNLIDLAVECREVTRQALKKGTSKEIERVKKQEEKEPSLDDLLTELRSMVGLQRVKQEVVAATNLVRVRQLREEMGLPAMPLSLHMVFTGNPGTGKTTVARLLAQIYREIGLLEEGHLVEVDRSGLIADYLGQTAGKVQAAVQSARGGILFIDEAYALKTDARDSYGQEAINTLLKAMEDHRDDLIIIVAGYTAPINEFLETNPGLRSRFNRFVHFDDYDGEELLNIFTYLCDKHGYSSTQIAKHQLKNHFSTLYESRGENFGNARDVRNVFETILKHQAERVVAIHKPTADDLSFIDLADIAWLFERPNAELVKAGRA, encoded by the coding sequence ATGAATCCCCTGATAGAACGCGCTCAGCAGACATCGCGAAGAATCGAGGCTTACCTTCAAGAAATTGAAGACGCTGATGTCTGGACGCTCAGAGAACAGGAAAGAACTTTGCCCTCTGAGTCGTATATCTACATATTGAGCTTGATGGGCCATCTTATTTATTCAGATGGACTGGTGCATAGACAGGAGCTGGAACTAGCCAAGCAGTACTTTTCTAGCAATGCCGAAAAAACCATTGAGGAACGCCTGCGTGTTCTTTCAAGCAGGAATCATTCGAAATCTACTGCCCTGCCTAATTTTTTGAAAGCCGCCGTTTATTTTGATGCAGTCAAGAATACCAGATATACCGATGCGATTATCGGACTTATCGAAAAGTTCGGCAATATCGTTATCGCGGTGGATGGCAACAAGTTAGAAGTGGAAGTACGTGTTTTAAGTGAGATAATCTCGAACCTCATCGACTTGGCCGTCGAATGCCGTGAGGTCACAAGGCAAGCCCTGAAAAAGGGGACCAGTAAAGAGATTGAGAGGGTAAAGAAGCAAGAGGAGAAAGAGCCCTCTTTGGATGATCTGCTGACGGAACTGCGTTCTATGGTTGGATTACAACGTGTAAAGCAGGAGGTCGTTGCTGCCACCAATCTGGTGCGCGTGCGTCAGCTCCGTGAGGAGATGGGGCTTCCTGCCATGCCCCTAAGCCTCCACATGGTCTTTACTGGGAACCCCGGGACCGGGAAAACGACTGTTGCACGGCTACTTGCCCAAATATACCGTGAGATTGGCCTGTTGGAAGAGGGCCACCTTGTAGAAGTTGACCGCAGTGGCCTCATTGCTGATTATTTAGGTCAGACCGCCGGTAAAGTTCAGGCGGCTGTTCAGTCAGCACGGGGAGGCATCTTGTTCATTGATGAGGCTTACGCTCTCAAAACAGATGCTCGCGATTCTTATGGTCAGGAAGCCATCAACACTCTGCTCAAAGCCATGGAAGATCACCGAGACGATTTGATCATTATCGTGGCGGGATACACTGCGCCAATCAATGAGTTTCTAGAAACCAATCCAGGACTTCGCTCTAGATTCAATCGATTTGTTCATTTCGATGACTATGATGGCGAGGAATTGCTCAACATATTTACATATCTGTGCGATAAGCACGGTTACAGCTCCACACAGATCGCCAAGCATCAATTGAAGAATCACTTCTCGACGCTTTATGAGAGCAGAGGGGAGAACTTCGGGAATGCCCGCGATGTACGCAATGTTTTTGAGACGATCTTGAAGCATCAGGCCGAGCGCGTGGTGGCCATTCACAAACCTACGGCAGATGATCTGTCATTTATTGATCTGGCTGATATCGCCTGGCTTTTTGAGCGCCCGAACGCTGAACTGGTCAAAGCGGGGCGCGCATGA